A region of Synergistaceae bacterium DNA encodes the following proteins:
- a CDS encoding desulfoferrodoxin, whose translation MEKLDVYKCGLCGNLVEVLHAGGGLLSCCGSPMSQLKENTSDGAKEKHVPVFEGNAIKVGSVAHPMLPEHHIEWIELVGENKICRRFLSPGEVPKAVFEACAGENVYAREYCNLHGLWKGEK comes from the coding sequence ATGGAAAAACTAGACGTTTACAAATGCGGGTTATGTGGCAACCTTGTGGAGGTCCTTCACGCGGGAGGTGGACTGTTGAGCTGTTGCGGATCGCCTATGAGCCAGCTCAAGGAAAACACCAGCGACGGCGCAAAGGAAAAACACGTACCTGTTTTCGAGGGTAACGCCATCAAGGTCGGAAGCGTCGCTCATCCAATGCTGCCAGAGCACCATATCGAATGGATCGAGCTTGTCGGAGAAAACAAAATCTGCCGTCGTTTTCTGTCGCCTGGAGAAGTGCCAAAGGCCGTGTTTGAGGCCTGCGCCGGGGAGAACGTCTACGCGAGAGAATATTGCAACCTGCACGGACTCTGGAAAGGGGAAAAGTAA
- a CDS encoding response regulator: MKQKDKVLVVDDMEMNRMILEAILSDDYEVIQAENGLAAIDILYNSVELPAIVLLDIMMPEMDGFQVLELIKSNTRTAGIPVVFITAADIESTETRGLRAGAVDYVSKPFNPEVVKARVDNHLELKRYRDYLEDAVEQKVRQLVRNKENMLETLATVIEYRNLESGHHVRRTSLLSRKLVDQLLEIPYYARQLNALHHESLLKAVPIHDIGKIGVPDNILLKPGRLLPEEFEIIKTHTTIGSDIIDTLLTNDEGDEYLLHCRDICRHHHERFDGKGYPDGLTGEAIPLSARIVSIVDVYDALANSRVYKPALPHEEAIRIILEGTGTQFDPGLIEVVRKIHPTFVNLPLGNGQSEPSPS; encoded by the coding sequence ATGAAACAAAAAGACAAAGTGTTGGTTGTTGACGACATGGAAATGAACCGGATGATTCTGGAGGCTATTCTCTCTGACGACTACGAGGTCATTCAAGCCGAAAACGGACTCGCCGCCATTGACATTCTCTACAATTCTGTGGAGCTTCCGGCCATTGTTCTGCTGGACATTATGATGCCCGAAATGGACGGGTTCCAAGTATTGGAGCTGATAAAATCCAATACGCGCACGGCCGGCATTCCCGTGGTCTTCATCACGGCCGCGGACATCGAGAGCACGGAAACCCGCGGACTCCGTGCTGGGGCCGTGGACTACGTTTCAAAGCCTTTCAACCCAGAGGTCGTCAAAGCAAGGGTGGATAATCATCTGGAACTCAAGCGTTACCGCGATTACTTGGAGGACGCGGTCGAGCAAAAAGTGCGTCAGTTGGTCCGCAACAAGGAGAATATGCTGGAAACCTTAGCCACCGTCATCGAGTACCGCAATCTGGAGTCGGGGCATCACGTGCGGAGGACGAGCCTTCTTTCCCGAAAGCTGGTGGACCAGTTGCTCGAAATTCCTTACTACGCGCGACAGTTAAACGCGCTGCATCACGAGTCCCTTCTGAAAGCCGTTCCCATTCACGACATCGGCAAAATTGGCGTCCCCGACAATATCCTTCTCAAACCCGGACGACTTCTGCCTGAAGAGTTCGAGATCATCAAAACCCATACCACTATCGGAAGCGATATCATCGACACATTGTTAACTAACGACGAGGGGGACGAGTACCTTCTGCACTGCCGGGATATTTGCCGCCACCACCATGAGCGTTTCGACGGCAAGGGATATCCTGACGGCTTGACGGGAGAGGCTATCCCTCTGTCGGCGCGCATCGTGTCCATAGTGGACGTCTACGATGCCTTGGCCAACAGCAGAGTTTATAAACCCGCCCTTCCTCATGAGGAAGCCATTCGTATCATCCTGGAGGGAACGGGCACTCAATTCGATCCTGGCCTTATCGAAGTCGTCAGGAAGATTCATCCTACTTTTGTAAACCTGCCATTGGGGAACGGTCAGAGCGAACCTTCTCCTTCGTGA
- a CDS encoding flavin reductase family protein produces MNRNKGKTEKQMENELNPKALFPFSCGLYIVATAWEDKLDGQVANTVMQLTANPISIAVCLHKDNYTTELVTKSKKFSVSVFSNEVPLPFIGNFGFRSGRECDKFAKCDYVVTKFGLPVITEYTVAAIEAEVTDMMDIETHRLFVGILKSTYVISDGAQPLTYADYHKLKKGKAHINAPTVVFNFLR; encoded by the coding sequence ATGAATCGAAACAAAGGCAAGACGGAAAAACAGATGGAGAACGAATTGAATCCCAAAGCGTTGTTCCCTTTCAGTTGCGGGCTTTATATCGTCGCTACCGCTTGGGAGGACAAACTGGACGGGCAGGTCGCCAATACCGTAATGCAGCTCACGGCCAACCCCATTTCTATTGCGGTTTGTCTTCACAAGGATAACTACACTACGGAGCTGGTGACCAAAAGCAAAAAGTTTTCGGTTTCCGTGTTCTCCAATGAAGTACCTTTGCCCTTCATCGGCAATTTCGGTTTTCGGTCGGGGCGGGAGTGCGACAAGTTTGCCAAGTGTGACTACGTGGTGACGAAGTTTGGCCTTCCCGTCATCACTGAGTACACGGTGGCGGCCATCGAAGCCGAGGTCACCGACATGATGGACATAGAAACCCATAGGCTCTTCGTCGGGATCCTCAAGAGCACCTACGTTATCTCCGATGGAGCCCAACCCTTGACCTACGCGGACTACCATAAGCTTAAGAAGGGGAAGGCTCATATTAACGCGCCTACCGTTGTTTTCAACTTTCTTAGATAA
- the rpmI gene encoding 50S ribosomal protein L35, giving the protein MPKLKSHSGAKKRFSYTARGKLAYRKVGRAHIMEHKSAKRTRRMRKTGYVSSTLMGQMKRMLPYS; this is encoded by the coding sequence ATGCCTAAATTGAAGTCACACTCCGGCGCTAAAAAGAGGTTTTCTTACACCGCGAGGGGCAAGCTGGCTTATCGAAAGGTCGGGCGCGCTCATATTATGGAACACAAAAGCGCCAAGCGCACACGCAGGATGCGTAAGACGGGATACGTTTCATCGACCCTCATGGGCCAGATGAAAAGGATGCTTCCCTACTCTTGA
- a CDS encoding TIGR02757 family protein → MKNNEDLTRLSSDKARLKAFLEGLYFVYNRRELVFPDPLVFLYGYDDPLDREVVGLIASCLAYGRVAQILKSVEKILAPMGACPHCFLLEEKPRSQSFFQTLFKDFKHRFTTGKDMAALLERVSQILREYGSLEALLKEGLQREGTLLAALNFFSHELTLRKEGLRKGFPLLTAPEDGSACKRLSLYLKWMTRRDEVDPGGWTAISPKNLLMPTDTHIHRIALQLGLTKRKQADLTTVLEITQNFAKLTPEDPTRYDFVLSRFGIRQGLNISDVI, encoded by the coding sequence ATGAAGAACAACGAAGACCTTACGCGGCTTTCTTCAGACAAAGCTCGGTTGAAGGCTTTTCTGGAGGGGCTTTATTTCGTCTATAACCGCCGAGAACTTGTATTTCCTGACCCTCTCGTTTTTTTATACGGCTATGACGACCCCTTAGATCGCGAGGTCGTGGGGTTGATTGCCTCATGCCTGGCCTACGGGCGTGTCGCGCAGATCCTGAAGAGCGTCGAAAAAATCCTGGCGCCGATGGGCGCGTGCCCCCATTGTTTTTTGCTTGAGGAGAAGCCGCGCTCGCAATCTTTTTTTCAAACTCTTTTCAAAGACTTCAAGCACCGTTTCACTACGGGAAAGGACATGGCGGCGCTCCTGGAACGCGTGTCTCAAATTCTGCGGGAATACGGTTCCCTGGAAGCGCTCTTGAAAGAAGGGCTTCAAAGAGAAGGGACTTTGCTTGCTGCGTTGAACTTTTTTTCCCATGAACTTACGCTGAGGAAGGAAGGATTGCGAAAGGGATTCCCTTTGCTGACGGCCCCCGAGGATGGCAGCGCCTGCAAACGGTTGTCGCTTTACCTGAAATGGATGACGCGCAGGGACGAGGTGGACCCCGGCGGGTGGACGGCTATCTCCCCTAAAAACCTGCTCATGCCGACGGACACTCACATTCACCGTATCGCGCTCCAGTTAGGTTTGACGAAGCGGAAGCAGGCCGACCTCACGACAGTACTCGAAATCACGCAAAATTTTGCCAAACTGACCCCCGAAGATCCTACCCGCTACGACTTCGTTCTCAGCCGCTTCGGCATCCGCCAAGGGTTGAACATATCCGACGTGATCTAG
- a CDS encoding molybdopterin-binding protein — MKVKIIDVEDSVGTVLSHDLTLIDPTNGYKGARFKKGHIVAQDEVELLKRMGREHLSILELDGDEVHEDDAALRVAALLTGPFFSIIGPSEGKCGLVTKQSGLLLFDEEVIHKINANVNWVFATLPNKIPVEKGEVAAAWRVGPLVVKEDDVRHAENLLRSLANPFELLPFRPLPTALVTTGREIWEGRVKDAFVDKLKKKLALYGAPLIGHDVAPDDKEMIRRRIEAHINNGAEVVLCSGGMSVDADDMTPAAIQDVATEVTFRGTPALPGSNLMFAQKGSVFLLGVPACAVHADITVLDTVMHRIYAGLPPTGEEARRWGVGGLCRGCGTCNYPTCSFGCRD; from the coding sequence ATGAAAGTCAAGATCATCGACGTCGAGGACTCCGTGGGGACGGTCCTTTCTCATGACCTGACGTTGATTGACCCGACGAACGGTTACAAAGGGGCGCGCTTCAAAAAAGGACACATAGTTGCCCAAGACGAGGTGGAGCTGCTGAAGCGAATGGGGCGGGAACATCTATCGATTTTGGAGTTAGATGGCGACGAAGTCCATGAAGACGACGCCGCGCTGCGGGTGGCAGCGTTATTGACAGGTCCGTTTTTTTCGATCATTGGTCCTTCGGAGGGCAAGTGCGGTCTCGTCACCAAGCAGAGTGGCCTATTGCTCTTCGACGAGGAGGTTATCCACAAGATCAACGCCAACGTGAACTGGGTCTTTGCCACCCTTCCCAACAAAATCCCCGTCGAGAAGGGAGAGGTCGCGGCTGCGTGGCGAGTGGGTCCTTTGGTGGTGAAAGAGGATGACGTCCGTCACGCCGAAAATTTGCTCCGATCCTTAGCCAATCCCTTTGAGCTGCTCCCCTTTCGGCCTCTTCCAACGGCGCTGGTGACCACGGGGCGCGAGATCTGGGAGGGCCGCGTGAAAGACGCCTTTGTGGATAAGCTGAAGAAAAAACTAGCCCTTTACGGCGCGCCTTTGATCGGACACGATGTCGCCCCTGACGATAAAGAGATGATTCGGCGACGCATCGAAGCCCACATTAACAATGGGGCGGAGGTCGTTCTCTGCTCGGGGGGAATGAGCGTGGACGCTGACGACATGACTCCCGCCGCCATCCAAGACGTGGCGACGGAAGTAACGTTTCGGGGAACGCCAGCTCTCCCTGGCTCCAATCTGATGTTCGCTCAAAAAGGGAGCGTATTCCTTTTGGGTGTTCCTGCTTGCGCGGTTCACGCGGATATTACCGTGCTCGACACGGTAATGCACAGAATTTACGCAGGCCTACCTCCCACAGGCGAAGAGGCCCGGCGGTGGGGTGTGGGAGGACTCTGCCGGGGCTGTGGAACCTGCAACTACCCCACCTGTTCTTTCGGTTGCCGAGATTAA
- the infC gene encoding translation initiation factor IF-3 has translation MNREITSPQVLLVDENGVKVGQIPTLEAVKMAEERMLDLVEVAPLAKPPVCRIMDYGKYRYQLQKKEKDARKKQKVQTLKEMKMRPKIDEHDYDFKVRAIKNFLEEGHRVKVSVFFRGREMTFLSKGEEVLKRVVEECEGLGKSEGTPKMEGRYMRIMLTPIAQAKSKKIASDAEPKKEKNKPKEPLSVSVAELNSMEE, from the coding sequence ATCAACCGTGAAATTACCTCGCCGCAAGTCCTGTTGGTGGACGAAAATGGAGTGAAAGTCGGACAGATTCCAACGCTGGAAGCCGTGAAAATGGCCGAGGAACGAATGTTGGATTTGGTCGAGGTGGCACCCTTGGCCAAGCCGCCTGTGTGCCGGATTATGGATTATGGCAAGTACCGGTACCAACTCCAGAAAAAGGAAAAAGACGCCCGCAAGAAACAAAAAGTACAGACTTTGAAAGAAATGAAAATGCGTCCCAAAATCGACGAGCATGATTACGACTTCAAGGTGAGGGCCATCAAGAATTTTCTCGAAGAAGGACACCGGGTGAAAGTATCGGTGTTTTTCAGAGGGCGGGAAATGACGTTCCTTTCCAAAGGCGAGGAGGTTTTGAAACGCGTCGTGGAGGAGTGCGAAGGACTGGGCAAGAGTGAAGGAACCCCCAAGATGGAAGGGCGCTATATGCGTATCATGCTGACCCCCATCGCTCAGGCTAAATCCAAGAAAATTGCTTCGGACGCGGAACCGAAAAAAGAAAAAAACAAACCGAAAGAACCTCTTTCGGTGTCTGTCGCCGAGTTGAACTCCATGGAAGAATAG
- the pheS gene encoding phenylalanine--tRNA ligase subunit alpha, with translation MNDLENQVREVQNSFDETMASIGATDALQELRVKYLGKKGALTTLLKSLKELPPDERPRAGEVLNELRDELERRIEEKKRALTLAEDTAAEALERVDVTLPPRGRPAGSFHPVAQTMHEIVAIMQGLGYSVVLGPEIEEDYYNFECLNMPSWHPARDMQDTFYFPDNFLDAGVGADVGADNVGADVEKASKRQLLRTHTSPVEIRAMHRYGAPLRIVCPGKVYRRDNDPTHSPMFNQLEGLLIDKDVSFSVLKGSLTELMNGFFGRELKSRFRASYFPFTEPSMELDIECVECSGKNSDCRICKGTGWLEVCGMGMTHPFVIRAGGIDPEKYNGFAFGLGLDRMAMLKYGINDLRYLFNGNVSYFLSGRND, from the coding sequence GTGAACGATTTGGAAAACCAGGTACGGGAGGTCCAAAATTCTTTCGACGAAACTATGGCATCCATCGGCGCCACGGACGCGTTGCAAGAACTGAGGGTCAAATACCTGGGAAAGAAAGGCGCGTTGACGACCCTTTTGAAATCTTTAAAAGAACTTCCACCCGATGAACGCCCCCGGGCGGGAGAGGTCTTGAACGAACTCCGCGACGAACTGGAGCGGAGGATCGAGGAAAAAAAGCGGGCTCTGACCCTCGCGGAGGACACCGCAGCGGAGGCTCTGGAGAGGGTAGATGTCACATTGCCCCCCAGAGGACGCCCCGCCGGATCCTTTCACCCTGTGGCTCAAACGATGCACGAGATCGTCGCTATCATGCAAGGTCTGGGGTATTCTGTGGTGCTGGGGCCGGAGATCGAGGAAGACTACTACAACTTCGAGTGTCTCAATATGCCCTCCTGGCATCCGGCGCGGGATATGCAGGATACGTTTTATTTTCCGGACAATTTTCTGGACGCCGGCGTGGGTGCAGATGTGGGAGCGGATAATGTGGGCGCAGATGTGGAGAAAGCCTCGAAAAGACAGCTTTTGAGGACTCATACCTCTCCCGTCGAGATACGGGCGATGCACCGTTACGGTGCGCCCTTGCGCATCGTCTGCCCAGGCAAGGTCTACCGCCGGGACAACGACCCCACGCATTCGCCCATGTTCAACCAGCTCGAAGGGCTTTTGATCGATAAAGACGTTTCGTTCTCCGTCTTGAAGGGATCCTTGACGGAACTGATGAACGGTTTTTTTGGACGGGAACTGAAGAGCCGTTTTCGCGCCAGCTATTTCCCCTTCACCGAACCCTCTATGGAGTTGGACATCGAGTGTGTGGAATGCAGCGGCAAAAACTCCGACTGCCGCATATGTAAAGGAACGGGGTGGTTGGAGGTCTGCGGCATGGGCATGACGCACCCGTTCGTCATCCGCGCGGGCGGCATCGACCCCGAAAAATACAACGGGTTTGCTTTTGGGCTGGGGCTCGACCGCATGGCTATGCTGAAGTATGGAATCAATGACCTTCGTTATCTGTTCAACGGAAACGTTTCCTATTTTTTATCGGGGAGGAATGACTGA
- the rplT gene encoding 50S ribosomal protein L20, producing the protein MRVKGGSISNKKRKKLFSITKGYWGQHKNVYRRAKEAFLAALSRAYGDRKRKKRDYRKLWITRISAATRSEGMSYSAFINGLKKAGITLNRKMLSELAIHDMPAFRELITRARIILK; encoded by the coding sequence ATGCGCGTCAAAGGCGGGAGTATCAGCAATAAAAAACGGAAAAAACTTTTCTCTATTACAAAAGGCTATTGGGGTCAGCATAAAAACGTGTATCGCCGGGCTAAAGAGGCTTTTCTGGCCGCTCTTTCTCGGGCTTACGGCGACAGAAAACGAAAGAAACGCGATTATCGCAAGCTGTGGATCACCCGCATCAGTGCGGCGACTCGTTCCGAGGGCATGAGCTACAGCGCTTTCATCAACGGGTTGAAGAAGGCGGGGATCACCTTGAACCGCAAAATGCTCTCGGAGCTGGCAATTCACGACATGCCTGCTTTCCGTGAGTTGATTACCCGCGCTCGAATCATTTTGAAGTAA
- the pheT gene encoding phenylalanine--tRNA ligase subunit beta, whose protein sequence is MIVSWQLLSQFVELRVSPEEAASRLTMSGAEVESIRRPGDPISGVTVARVQTLERHPSKENLFVAELETGKAKAVCVTAATNLKIGDKVLYGAPGATLPEITHQGIVTSKKTELGLRDFGEIRSEGMMLSAAELGLPDVDLVEGILVLPEDAPLGADALALYQLDDTLLDVSITPNRGDLLSVLGMARELKGLYPDAILKPLPWELYTSGVNASKAGDWPVEFGTIALPDAGCLNYLLGLATDVKIGPSPLEVRVALSHLGMRPISNIVDATNYVMLVVGQPLHAFDLNTLPKREITVRSALAGEKIITLDGKEHVLTVKDMLITSGKESPGGPLTEPIALAGIMGGKKTGISDDTEKVVLEGASFSPLRVGHTSRRLGIASEAAFRYSRGVDPALSAIGIDYALFLMGQWSGATVSYKKLSAFNTQPEIQPVVLTKKKLQTYLLWSDMEESTQILEGYGIRHAKDFNKDFNKDFNGEKFGTNIRAFIPPTWRPDITIEEDLIEEIGRYRGYNDAPAHMPGVLPRRGDVGEETSLAGTLRACAIARGYVEAITYSFLSESFVSMLHLPEEDRRAHPLLLANPISQEWVAMRTTLLPGLLNGLRESVASGWRGPVRLFEIGRVFLRDETHEQQEKHLERDALAGLVFNGMDPRTPWPETLDDLLSVKTDVLALLQTRGIELAFEQGSEPFGHAGQTARILGLGYLARLSPSIERELGFAGAGPIYVFEIDLEALKPIEKPVYMPSSSFPASFRDISMLVSLDRTQDRVVADIRSAVEGEERGAKILESVKLFDIYSGKGIPEGHHSMAFSLCYRAADRTLNDEEVDKIHNAVRNTLTQKGYNMR, encoded by the coding sequence ATGATTGTTTCGTGGCAACTGCTGAGTCAGTTTGTGGAACTGCGCGTTTCCCCGGAGGAGGCGGCTTCTCGTTTGACTATGTCTGGAGCAGAGGTGGAGTCAATCCGCCGTCCGGGCGATCCAATTTCAGGCGTTACAGTGGCGCGCGTCCAAACCCTCGAACGGCATCCGTCGAAAGAGAACCTTTTTGTCGCGGAGCTGGAGACCGGTAAAGCCAAAGCCGTCTGCGTCACGGCCGCGACAAACTTGAAGATAGGAGACAAGGTCCTTTACGGCGCTCCGGGAGCGACGTTGCCCGAAATAACGCACCAGGGAATCGTCACCTCGAAGAAAACGGAACTGGGCTTACGCGATTTTGGGGAGATCCGGAGCGAGGGCATGATGCTCTCCGCGGCGGAGCTGGGGCTTCCTGATGTGGACCTGGTTGAAGGTATCCTGGTGTTGCCAGAAGACGCGCCCCTCGGCGCGGACGCGCTTGCGCTCTACCAATTGGACGATACACTTCTGGACGTTTCGATCACACCGAACCGAGGAGACCTTCTGAGCGTTTTGGGTATGGCACGGGAACTGAAGGGGCTCTACCCCGACGCCATTCTGAAACCGCTGCCCTGGGAACTCTACACTTCGGGCGTGAATGCCTCTAAGGCCGGAGACTGGCCCGTGGAGTTCGGAACCATCGCCTTGCCCGACGCAGGGTGTCTGAACTACCTCCTAGGGCTCGCGACAGACGTCAAGATCGGTCCATCCCCATTGGAGGTCCGGGTGGCTCTTTCCCATCTGGGGATGCGTCCCATCTCCAACATCGTGGACGCTACCAACTATGTGATGCTGGTGGTGGGACAGCCCCTTCACGCCTTCGACTTGAACACGCTGCCGAAGCGGGAGATTACGGTGCGTTCCGCTCTAGCGGGGGAGAAGATTATCACTCTGGATGGCAAGGAGCATGTTTTGACCGTCAAGGACATGCTCATCACCAGCGGCAAGGAATCGCCTGGAGGACCTCTCACTGAGCCCATAGCCCTGGCGGGAATCATGGGCGGCAAGAAGACCGGCATCAGTGATGACACCGAAAAAGTGGTCCTGGAAGGCGCCAGCTTCTCCCCCCTGAGGGTCGGTCATACCTCGCGCCGGCTAGGCATCGCCTCGGAAGCGGCGTTCCGCTACTCCAGGGGCGTGGACCCCGCCCTTTCCGCCATCGGAATCGACTACGCCCTCTTCCTGATGGGACAGTGGAGCGGGGCGACGGTGAGCTACAAGAAACTTTCGGCCTTCAACACCCAGCCGGAGATCCAACCCGTCGTTCTCACGAAGAAAAAGCTTCAGACTTACCTCTTGTGGAGCGACATGGAGGAGTCGACCCAAATCCTCGAAGGCTACGGCATTCGACACGCAAAAGATTTTAATAAAGATTTCAATAAAGATTTCAATGGCGAAAAATTCGGCACGAACATTCGCGCTTTCATCCCTCCCACCTGGCGCCCCGACATCACCATTGAAGAGGACCTCATTGAGGAGATCGGGCGTTACAGAGGCTACAACGACGCCCCCGCCCACATGCCCGGAGTGCTGCCGAGACGCGGCGACGTGGGCGAGGAGACATCTCTGGCCGGAACTTTGCGCGCCTGCGCCATTGCCCGAGGCTACGTGGAGGCCATCACTTACAGTTTCCTGTCGGAGTCCTTCGTCTCGATGTTACACCTGCCTGAAGAGGATCGGCGCGCTCATCCCCTCCTCCTGGCCAACCCCATTAGTCAAGAATGGGTCGCCATGCGTACCACCTTGCTTCCAGGGTTGCTGAACGGGTTGAGGGAAAGCGTCGCGTCGGGCTGGCGCGGCCCTGTGCGGCTTTTTGAAATTGGGCGTGTTTTCCTGCGCGACGAGACGCATGAGCAGCAAGAAAAACATCTCGAACGGGATGCTTTAGCTGGATTGGTCTTTAACGGCATGGACCCTCGCACGCCCTGGCCGGAGACCCTCGACGATTTACTGAGTGTCAAAACCGACGTCTTGGCGTTATTGCAAACTCGGGGCATCGAGCTCGCTTTTGAGCAAGGCTCCGAGCCCTTCGGCCACGCGGGGCAGACGGCGCGTATTCTCGGCTTGGGCTATTTGGCGCGCCTCTCTCCCTCCATCGAGCGAGAATTGGGTTTTGCTGGGGCTGGCCCTATTTACGTTTTCGAGATTGACTTGGAGGCACTGAAGCCCATCGAAAAACCCGTCTATATGCCTTCGTCATCTTTCCCCGCCAGTTTCCGTGACATCTCCATGCTGGTTTCCCTTGACCGGACTCAGGACCGAGTGGTGGCCGATATTCGATCCGCGGTTGAGGGGGAGGAACGGGGCGCGAAAATTCTGGAAAGCGTCAAGTTGTTTGACATCTATAGCGGCAAAGGGATCCCGGAAGGGCATCACAGCATGGCTTTTTCCCTGTGTTACCGAGCGGCGGATCGCACGCTGAACGACGAGGAAGTAGACAAAATTCACAACGCGGTCCGCAATACATTGACTCAAAAAGGATACAATATGCGATAA
- a CDS encoding tetratricopeptide repeat protein yields the protein MSVFIGKKKRILRCLFALVLGCVFFAFGTEARANGNVSADEIVSQPQNTQKQGKKSVRKAPVKKQVKKRPAKATKKPVRPQPVPAPMALSFLERGISLMEAKRYSQARPWLQRAVQEERRNPYAWYWYGMAHEKIGQMEQAQFFYARALELDPAFPPFVRVVTYPNGEGDRKALWDPRRPAQVYPVETVSNGVVVVPPGAPEATARPTRPPVDPLLPRVPVYVPPEPTTPVIFGDAEQPPVYVPPSFPAFSPVADDVEEQPESILKRYNALIE from the coding sequence ATGAGCGTTTTTATCGGAAAGAAGAAACGTATCTTACGCTGTCTGTTTGCGTTAGTTTTGGGTTGCGTTTTTTTCGCTTTTGGGACGGAGGCGCGCGCCAACGGCAACGTTTCCGCGGACGAGATCGTTTCTCAGCCCCAGAATACACAGAAGCAGGGCAAGAAGTCCGTTCGTAAGGCTCCGGTCAAAAAGCAAGTGAAAAAAAGACCGGCAAAGGCGACAAAGAAACCCGTCCGTCCGCAGCCGGTTCCCGCGCCGATGGCACTCAGTTTTTTGGAGAGGGGTATTTCCCTGATGGAGGCGAAACGATACAGTCAGGCGCGTCCTTGGTTGCAAAGAGCTGTCCAGGAAGAACGCCGCAATCCCTATGCCTGGTATTGGTACGGCATGGCCCATGAGAAAATCGGGCAAATGGAACAAGCCCAATTTTTCTACGCGCGGGCTCTGGAACTGGACCCGGCGTTTCCTCCTTTCGTTCGGGTCGTGACGTATCCCAACGGCGAGGGAGATCGTAAGGCCCTGTGGGACCCACGGCGGCCGGCTCAGGTGTACCCCGTTGAGACGGTATCCAACGGCGTGGTGGTCGTTCCTCCCGGCGCTCCGGAGGCCACAGCGCGCCCCACTCGCCCGCCCGTGGATCCTCTGCTGCCCCGTGTGCCGGTTTACGTACCGCCGGAACCCACAACGCCCGTAATTTTCGGCGACGCGGAGCAACCTCCGGTCTACGTACCACCCAGCTTTCCGGCTTTTTCGCCCGTTGCCGACGACGTAGAAGAACAGCCGGAGTCTATTTTAAAACGATATAATGCTTTAATCGAATAA
- a CDS encoding ferritin, translating to MISQKMADSINDQIKAELESAYIYLSMSTYFEDTNLKGMAHWTKKQAQEEMEHAEKFMEHLYARGARVVLEALAKPATKFEGPLVVFKEVLKHERYVTGRINKMMDLAIEEKDYAAQSMLNWFIDEQVEEEASAEEIVRKIEFVDDSNSSLYLLDKELGGR from the coding sequence ATGATCTCACAGAAAATGGCGGACAGTATCAATGACCAGATCAAAGCCGAGCTGGAATCGGCCTATATTTATCTCTCGATGTCCACGTATTTCGAGGACACGAACCTCAAGGGCATGGCGCACTGGACAAAAAAGCAAGCTCAAGAAGAAATGGAGCACGCGGAGAAATTCATGGAACATCTCTACGCCCGAGGCGCGCGTGTCGTGCTGGAAGCTCTCGCCAAGCCGGCGACGAAGTTCGAGGGGCCTTTGGTTGTGTTCAAAGAGGTCTTGAAACACGAGCGGTACGTCACAGGTAGAATCAACAAAATGATGGATCTCGCGATAGAAGAGAAAGATTATGCTGCCCAGTCCATGCTGAACTGGTTCATTGATGAGCAGGTGGAGGAGGAAGCTAGCGCGGAGGAGATCGTGCGAAAGATTGAGTTCGTGGACGATTCCAATTCGAGCCTCTATCTTCTGGATAAGGAATTAGGAGGACGCTGA